GATCATCCTCGCCTCCAGCATCACCGTGTACGGCGTGACATACGCCGAGGGCAATGTTTCGTTCCCGCACTTCCCCATCACCGAGGCCACGCCCACGGAGCCCATGGACGTCTACGCCACGTCCAAGGTGTGCATGGAGCGCGTGGCTGCCTCGTTCGAGAAGCGCTTCCGCGCAATGGCCCGGCCCGTCGACATGTACTGTCTGCGGTTCGGCGCTGTGGTGACGCCGGGCTGCCATCAGAGGACCATGACGGCGTATCTCGACCGCCCGCGCGACTGGAAGGTGCACGCCTGGAGCTATGTCGATGCGCGGGATCTGGGCAATCTGGTGCAGTGCTGCATTGAGACGGACGGGCTGGGCTTCGAGGTCTTCAATGCCGTGAATGATGAGAACACGCTGCCCGATGGTGACGCGCATACGATTGACTGGCTGCGGCACTTTTGTCCAGAGTCGGAGATTCTGGACGAAGAGGCGCTGAGTGGGAAGAAGGCGCCGATTAGCAACAGGAAGGCTAAGGAGCTGTTGGGGTTCAAAGAAGAATTTCCCTGGCGCGCCGAGAGGACAAAGTGGGTGGCGCAGGGGATTAGGGATGAGCGGTGATTGTTTGTACAGTGCTTTGTATAGTACGAAATCAGGGTTCGATTTTGGGGCGAACGGGGTATCTTGTCATTCTTCAAGCAACAGTAGAGAGGGAAAAGAAAAATGGTAGCGAATGCGCCAAAACAAAAACATCTACCAGTCCTGGCCTCTCCAGTCAAACTCCCCATCCACGTTTCGCCAGTTGCCTTGCTGGATCGCCTTGTCCCATCCCATCATGACAGCGAGTAGCCGGCATCCGATACTGCTGACGGTGCACACCATGGTATCGGCCTTGCCCAGCACCGCCAGGTCAAGCAGATACGCCCGACCCACGAGTTCCCTGAGCTTCATCGCCTGCTCGGGcacgttgtcgttgtcgagCTTCTGCATGTCGTTTGCGTTGCCCACAGGCTGGCCCAAGCTGAAGAAGACGTCGCGGTAGAAGCCGCCTTCCCAGCCCGTGATCTCGTCGATCCACGGGTTCTTCTTGCCTTGGGCGGCCTCGAGCGCGGCTTTGGTGGCAAGCACGATGCGGTCTTGGGCGCGGATCGAGTTGGGGCCTACTTCTGACGACTCGTAGACGAGCGGGTCGTCCGAGGCAAGGACCATTTTTGACGTGGTATGACGTGTGAGGAGTGTGTTGCCTGCATCTAGGCTGCGCTTCTTGGACTTCTTGCCTGCGCTCTCGACCAGATCAATGTAGATCTCGCGTGCTGTGTCGGTGTAGCGGTCCAGCGGGATGTAGTCTTTCTGGTACTGATACTCCAGAGGGTGCCTGTCACCGTGGCGAACGTGCATACCGATGCTAATGCCGCCCTCCGACTTGATGTCGCCGTACAGTTCCAGGGCGCGGTTAAGAACGTATTTCGCATCATCGGTACGGAGTTTGAAGAGCGCCTCATAACCTGTGCGCAGCAGGCCGAAGATTTTGTGCTGGCGTTGGACGCGCATCTTGGTGGCGTCCTCCCACTCTTCAGTAAAGGCATGGCCGAATGTTGAACGAACTGTCGCTCCAGAGACTACGATGTGTCGGGCGTTATGCGGGCAAGGAACCATATGCGACTTGGGCGGCGGGAGACACCCTGCTGTAGGAGGGTTGATAAAGTATGACAAGTATTTTCCGTAGAGCCTGTCAGTGGTTAGACCCGATGAACACAGGTAGTTCATATGTGGACGTACCATCTGCTGTCGTCGATGAAGAAGGCTCGGTTCTCAGCTTTCGCCAATCCATACGACATCCACAAACGCATCAGAGAGTTTCCGAAGCCCGCGTCTTCTGTCTCCAACACATATGTCAAGGTCTTTTCACAGACCTTGAGTCCAGTAGTCGATAGTCCATCCGCAATCATCTCGTCCTCTACAAATCCCTTGGGCCTCCCGCTCGGCTTCGATGGCGGCAACAGTGCCTGCTCTTCCGCTTCCTGTACATCAATGTAGTACTGATCTTTCTGATAGTAGTTGAGCATGCGCTTCGCAAAGCCAGCTGATGTATGCGCCTCCTGACGCATATCCTTGGACAGCTCCTCAGCCTGGTGGCATATGTCGCGATACTGAGCAGGTCGCAGAGGGAAGTCAAAGTTCGAAGGAATCGACACGGTCCACCTCATCTTGCCCGCGTTGTCTGCCATGGCAACTATAGACGGTTCCTGGGGTAACTGTGTTCCTCCTGCCATTTCCCACTCCTCCCCATCTGTATCATAGCTCGAAGACTGGGCCGAGGCATGCAGTTGGCGGACAATCAGCCACAGCAAGAGGATTACTGCGAATGCTCCGATAAGAACACGCTTAATCAACCGGGTGTGACTTGTTTGTGGTAGCTTCTTCCCATGACGGGGGATCAGAGACGGAAGGCTAGGCGAAGCGGGTGGTGACCGTGAAAGTAACCCGCGGCGGGAAGCTACTGTTGGAGACAAAAAAGCACCTGAAGTCGCGGACTGAATAGGTGGGGTAAGCTGGCTATATGCCGCCGTGGACTGGATAGACAGATTGGGATTCCGTCTAACATGCATCTTGGAGAGCTTCTGGGTTGCTTGGTTCAGCATGTCGAAGGTCAGGATCCAGGATATTCAAATTGCTGATGTCAGGTTCGGCACTCTGGGCTGCTGCAGTGCGATGATGAATGCTGCAGATAGTCACCTGTCCCTGCAGGAGTTGTGTAACGGAAAGAGGGGACGAAGCACCGTCAAGATGCCTTTGGTCAAGGAGTGTAAGAATTGAAcaaggaaaagaaaaagcAAGCTTTGGTTGGACTTCAAGAAAGCGTAGAAGTCATTGAAGAGAGACAATGAAGGAGAGAGGGGGAGAGAGTCTATGCCTCAGAAGTAGAATCCCGAGCGCGAGAAGTTTCACGAAATTGAACAGATGAGCAGGATCTCCATCAAGGAGTGTCCCGAGGCTCGACACCGCGAGAGGGATCGTGGCCTGTTCTGGTAGGTGTAATTTGAGGGCACATCCATCAAGGGAAGAACCCCATGATAGACCTAGCGCCAGCGGACACGGCTTGCATAGCTCGCATGTTCAGGAAGGTCGAATATGAAGCGAGAAGCAAGCGAGCACCGTTTGGAGGGGCAGCCTGGTTGTGACGATCTGCAGGTGCATGGTTGGTGTCCGTGTCAGAGTCTGAAACACTCCAGCATGTGCGATGATGGAGCCCTGTCAACGGGTTTCGCCCAATCTGCACAAGCTCCTTGCACATCACGGTCCATCTTCAACACGACATCTCCGAGTAACGAACTCACAGACACCAAACGCTTTCATGCCGCCCGCCACTCTTACCTTCTGTTCTCCTGTCGACGCATCGCTCTGTCGCAGAGAGCCTAAGGGTGCGAAACGGACAATGTGTGTGAGAACCTGAAACACTCCAGTCTGTGTGACGTTGACGAAGTGGAACCAACGGAGCGCTTGGCGGCACCCATGCAGCACTTTAGCAAAGCGTAGCGCCGACCCGACTCGACCGGCTTCAACGGCTGCGAGTACCATGGGTGGCCTGTTTGGCTGCCTGTTTGAACGACGACTTAGGTAAGATGAGAGAAACAAATGAAGCGTGTTCGTTTGACGCTCGATGCAGATGCCAGCCTTCATGGCGCTAGTCGAACGCTTGCCTATCACAACTGAAAGAGCAGGTGTTTTGGGTCTCTACATCCACCCTCGCATCATGCAAATCACTACACGAGTATCTGAAAGTCTCTCATAGGCTGTCTTGGTGCTGAGATTACTTTCGTAAAGTTTGCTCTCAACGTTTACGGATGTGAAGTAGGTCGTATGAGCGGCGTACAAGCATCTGGGAATGAGCCGGTCCTTCTGCGTGGAATGATACGATCGCCACCAAGGAAGACGAGCCTTGAGCGGTTACTCCCAGGACCCTGGGAAAGTGTTACGAGTCCCACGTACCCTTAATCTATACCAGACAGATCTGTACCGGCGCGCGCAGGAAGCAATCAGCTGGGGGCGAATCGCCTTGCTGGGCGGCAGCACGTAGCGGACCGGAGGTGAACGTTTGTCTACGACGCATACCAGATACAAACGTCACTCAGCACTCTCCGGAAAACAGGGCTCAAGATGAATATAAAGGTATGAGTTTTGCTATTATGGTCTCCTAATCAAGACCTTTTGTAGACGAGCATACGGGGTATCAGATCTTCCTCCCTCGGCGCGACAGGCAGAATGCCCTCTCAGCGCCAATGTATAGTATAGTACAGTCCACGTCCGAGCAATATGCGAGGATAATATAAAAAAAGCGGCCATGCGTCGCTTTGTGTACAACGCCTGCGATGCGGGGTACCGGTTCCCCGCCAGCATTCCAATGTCCCAGGTAACGCCAGGGTGTGCCCCAAAAGAATCAGTGTGCAATACCTTCTCTTTCGCCATGCTGGTGCAGGGCTCTGTCTCATCTTCATTACGTGGAATCCGTTACGATCATCATGTCTCTCCTCAGCTCGTGCGGGGTCCCTCAGAGGACGTATCCGCGTAATCACAATCCTCAGTTCGCAGTCTCGTGTCTTGAACGCCCTTGCGTGCCTTCAAGACCGTCGAGCCTCGGTGCCAGACATAAAGCTGGTCCGTCTTGCAGCCCTGTCGACTCTCCCTGTGATCATCTCGTCTAGCATGCGAGTCATTTCCTCGATGTTCTTGCCCGCGCTCGAAGGAACAGGAGGGAAACAGGGAGGAGGAGGGCTGGTGGGTGACGTTGGGCCTTTGGCGTTTAGTACATTAATACTGCTGCCCTCGCTTCGTTGGTAAGAAGAGGTTCGTCGGCTGCCTGGTGAACTGTCACTACCGACGTCGTGTGCGGTATCGTTTCTCTTGCGCGCTGCTGTCAGCGCGGTTATCATCCGCTCCTTATCTTCAAGTTGTGCCCGCAGAGACAGTATCTCGGAATCGCGTTCAGCAATAGTTGCAAGCAGACCGCCATCCTCGCTGCCTCCGTGTCTTGAGCTGATCGACATGGATACACGAGAGTGGCTTGACCTCCGTGCTTGCAGTAGTCGCTTCTCCAAGGTGGCGATGTAGCGATTTCTGTCTGCAAGATCAGCTTGTAGCGCCTGGATCTGGACGCCTTGGCTCGCTAGACCGTCCCCGTTCTCGCCAACCGAATCGTCTTCTTCCGAACCTTCTATGGGCAAAGGGAATGACTGAACCGAAGCTCGCGGCACTTCAAGGGTGGCGTGACTTGCAGAAGATCGTACAGACATGGGTCGGAAGTCACTAACGTGACTAAAGGTAGAAGTGCGCTGGAGGCTCAATGACGAGTATGTTCGACCGTTGTTCACCCCAAGCGACTTGGAGCTCAAGATCAATCGGTTGAGATGCTCAATACGCTCCTTGAGGGCAGTGCGAGCAAGCTGCATTTCCAGCATCTGCTCTTCGTGTCGCTGCTTGTCTTGCTGTTCGCGtgctctttcttcttctttgtcTCGCCTGAACTCATCCTCCTCTTCATCTCTGGCCTCTCTGTTCTTGCCCTCTTCTAGTTGTTTCTTGAGATCCTGGATTTCAAGGCGATAGCGGTCCAACAGAGCCCGGCTTCCGGCATCACCGCCAGCGCCTAACGAATCGTCCGCTTTCTTTGCATGGCTGACAATGTTGTTCTTGGCTCGAGAAGCGAACTTCAAGGTGTTCAGTGTCTCATTGTTATGGCTGGATGATGCTGCGACGCTGCCACTTGCACCGATCTGGATTGTGCAAAGAATGCTGACCAAGGAATTACCAGACAGGGCGCCCTGCAAAAGACGTGTAAGCTTGCTGTCTCTGTATGGTAAGTGGTTGTCCTTTTTCCCATCTTTTTCCGTCTTGTTGCCCGCCAATCCACCGACAACAGCTCCTAGTGTGAGCAAGCTCTTGTTGATGTGAGATCCCTCGGTCCGTCTTTCCTTGTTGTCTGCTGCCTTTTCCGATCCAGCCAAGTCAATTAAACTGAGTGTTGATACACGAACACCACCGGGCACGATAGCTGATCGTTTGTCGCCGCTCAGACCAGGTCCGGGTGCTCGTTCTCTGCTCTCCACAACAATCTGTACGACAGCGTGACTGCGGGAACTTCGAGAATTGAATTGTGTGCCAGCGACTCTTCGAGCCTGATCACCACGCGAGATGACGCGCAGCAGTTGTGTTGGACTCTGCACGATCTCTTCCTTTAGCGGCGTCGCGTAGACTCCCCGTTTGCTGTCCTCGCGCAGCTTGATTTCGTCCTGTTGACCAGGCTGGCCGCCCATGCCAATAACGGGTCCGGCCAGTAGGTCGTTTATCTTCTCGTTGTAGATTTCGA
This window of the Ascochyta rabiei chromosome 14, complete sequence genome carries:
- a CDS encoding Kinesin-like protein kip2, which codes for MSGNTLPRRSIAPPTGPLPSLPVPKQRSSNVSPAALRTPSSGLPSGLSSPSNRAVSYSTSPYRPGNAKHITSPSVPTIAAEHAPGGPPTGKSLRKVVSIGAFPQPPKHVGRTPSSPLASSASINGDSVDQRLSTGSKGSIPSRKSSLKKPRASNIGGGRGLLPKSPLSPPSFLNGNGSAESVAIDTSHLSLTSPPQSRNTSPHGSRSTSATTIEDGDDEARGRGSSKIDGEPTNKGNVIVSVRVRPDVGPKDGQQDRDWEVNGKRHTVSYHGRDGGGDYIYDNVFDTQDNNARVYDATAKRLVRRVMEGYHGTVFAYGMTGTGKTFSMQGTATNPGVIPLAITDIFSYIRETPHREFLLRVSYLEIYNEKINDLLAGPVIGMGGQPGQQDEIKLREDSKRGVYATPLKEEIVQSPTQLLRVISRGDQARRVAGTQFNSRSSRSHAVVQIVVESRERAPGPGLSGDKRSAIVPGGVRVSTLSLIDLAGSEKAADNKERRTEGSHINKSLLTLGAVVGGLAGNKTEKDGKKDNHLPYRDSKLTRLLQGALSGNSLVSILCTIQIGASGSVAASSSHNNETLNTLKFASRAKNNIVSHAKKADDSLGAGGDAGSRALLDRYRLEIQDLKKQLEEGKNREARDEEEDEFRRDKEEERAREQQDKQRHEEQMLEMQLARTALKERIEHLNRLILSSKSLGVNNGRTYSSLSLQRTSTFSHVSDFRPMSVRSSASHATLEVPRASVQSFPLPIEGSEEDDSVGENGDGLASQGVQIQALQADLADRNRYIATLEKRLLQARRSSHSRVSMSISSRHGGSEDGGLLATIAERDSEILSLRAQLEDKERMITALTAARKRNDTAHDVGSDSSPGSRRTSSYQRSEGSSINVLNAKGPTSPTSPPPPCFPPVPSSAGKNIEEMTRMLDEMITGRVDRAARRTSFMSGTEARRS
- a CDS encoding UDP-glucuronate decarboxylase activity is translated as MSNKTPSSSKKRIVITGGSGVVGRCVIEKLLSYGHEILNVDQTPLDNPKVHTLKADLTDGAQAFNALSCHFQISEPFLEEMRAPDVVIHLAGIPQPNRIPDNETFRVNMLSSYAIIEAACKLGIKKIILASSITVYGVTYAEGNVSFPHFPITEATPTEPMDVYATSKVCMERVAASFEKRFRAMARPVDMYCLRFGAVVTPGCHQRTMTAYLDRPRDWKVHAWSYVDARDLGNLVQCCIETDGLGFEVFNAVNDENTLPDGDAHTIDWLRHFCPESEILDEEALSGKKAPISNRKAKELLGFKEEFPWRAERTKWVAQGIRDER